A genomic segment from Candidatus Leptovillus gracilis encodes:
- a CDS encoding formylglycine-generating enzyme family protein, translating to MDALRPFDNEYFLPTFRLEEAQEVVTEPAALKGVQYEAGLVDHILSDLRQEDKGIPPAQVQLVCYTLFDELPTAEDGTAISQALYNKPRGRGVGEPGAKGILTSHLSRVLDRELKGAERRIANRVLEELVTSDVRRAVRSREQLAGELETADPAALEHVLATLHENRLIRRDLDEDDRPLYELTHDYLLSEIELNPETQARKAAQELLARELAAYRQFGALLSKDRFDIIHSQMAFLKLEETAVELLQKSESALTAKQQHELQIMRDLASAQMEAAQRLRWAVWGLAGIMAAMLVIIGILIAPFIQERWARSAAMGEMAFIPAGTFLFGKSDPYTYLRVGSSANPPWPRQEVELAEFWIDKYEVTNYQYGLCVSYSNQCMPLLENNNRLTDPARHDRPVVNVTLLQANAYCQWLGKRLPTEAEWERAARGLTGDWPWGKGDPTPQLVNMPLNFDPNLTGDAEPVNTLSEGQSKEGVYHLVGNVWEWTISYWQGDEGQGDQGKETYDPYAYWNGDLTTYRDDQDFVLRGGGWEYGISHIATVIPSKGAYQGHGVGMRCVTDTPP from the coding sequence TTGGACGCGTTACGGCCGTTTGACAACGAATACTTCCTGCCCACCTTCCGCCTGGAAGAGGCGCAAGAAGTCGTCACCGAACCGGCCGCGCTCAAAGGGGTGCAGTACGAAGCGGGATTGGTGGACCACATCCTGAGCGATTTGCGCCAGGAGGACAAGGGCATCCCCCCGGCGCAAGTGCAGTTGGTCTGTTACACCTTGTTCGACGAGCTGCCAACGGCCGAAGACGGGACCGCGATCAGCCAGGCGCTCTACAACAAACCGCGCGGCCGGGGGGTGGGCGAGCCAGGGGCCAAAGGCATTCTCACCAGCCACCTGTCGCGGGTGTTGGACCGGGAGCTAAAGGGCGCGGAGCGGCGCATCGCCAACCGGGTCTTGGAAGAACTGGTCACGTCCGATGTGCGCCGGGCGGTGCGCAGCCGGGAACAGTTGGCGGGCGAATTGGAAACAGCCGATCCGGCCGCACTGGAGCATGTGCTGGCGACCCTCCACGAAAACCGTCTCATCCGCCGCGACCTGGACGAAGACGACCGGCCGCTCTACGAACTGACCCACGACTACCTGTTAAGCGAGATTGAGCTAAACCCGGAAACCCAGGCCCGTAAAGCGGCGCAGGAGTTGTTGGCGCGGGAGTTGGCCGCTTACCGTCAGTTTGGGGCGCTGCTCAGCAAAGACCGCTTTGACATTATTCACAGTCAGATGGCTTTTTTGAAGTTGGAGGAAACGGCCGTTGAACTCCTGCAAAAAAGCGAATCCGCCCTAACTGCCAAACAGCAGCACGAACTACAAATAATGCGCGACTTGGCATCGGCCCAAATGGAAGCTGCCCAGAGATTGCGCTGGGCCGTTTGGGGACTGGCCGGGATTATGGCAGCCATGTTGGTCATTATCGGTATTTTAATTGCCCCATTTATTCAGGAGAGGTGGGCCAGATCAGCCGCTATGGGTGAGATGGCCTTCATTCCGGCCGGAACGTTCTTATTTGGGAAATCTGACCCGTATACCTATCTACGTGTAGGGTCGTCTGCAAATCCTCCTTGGCCACGGCAAGAAGTAGAACTCGCCGAATTCTGGATCGACAAATACGAAGTTACCAACTACCAGTATGGGTTGTGTGTATCCTATAGCAATCAATGCATGCCACTGCTGGAAAACAACAATCGTTTAACGGACCCAGCTAGGCACGATCGTCCGGTGGTTAATGTTACGCTGCTGCAAGCAAATGCTTACTGTCAATGGTTAGGCAAACGGCTGCCAACCGAAGCAGAATGGGAAAGAGCGGCACGTGGTTTGACAGGTGATTGGCCATGGGGAAAAGGAGATCCCACGCCACAATTGGTAAACATGCCCCTAAATTTCGACCCAAATCTTACTGGCGATGCGGAACCGGTAAACACCCTTTCAGAGGGTCAAAGCAAGGAGGGTGTTTATCATCTTGTGGGTAATGTGTGGGAATGGACAATATCTTATTGGCAAGGTGACGAAGGACAAGGTGACCAAGGAAAAGAAACATACGATCCATATGCTTACTGGAATGGTGACTTAACAACATACCGGGACGATCAAGATTTTGTCTTACGTGGCGGTGGTTGGGAATATGGTATTAGCCATATTGCCACCGTTATTCCCAGCAAGGGAGCGTATCAAGGGCATGGCGTCGGTATGCGCTGTGTAACTGATACACCTCCATAA
- a CDS encoding DUF1566 domain-containing protein translates to MRDKILFGLFGILVGVLFSTAAVTRAGDPVGPGTPPSATNSYTLQDIYNRLDSGAAGSQSAFTEPSVAPGTGTMVTLNEIMTAAPAVDNTNGALTANVLRGKTFWGLNNGQWGVQTGTAYPASVPRTGQITSYDTGSDGHLQRGVVWPNPRFTINPNGTVTDNLTGLIWLRSANCWGTQLWANALSLANNLASGQCGLTDGSVAGDWRLPNVRELQSLLSYQRFNPALSDTSGTGPWSNGNPFLSVASNSYWTSTTYRGSTGNAFRVDMVSGVVFSTGKTTGYIVWPVRGGQ, encoded by the coding sequence ATGCGCGATAAAATTTTGTTTGGTTTGTTTGGTATTTTAGTTGGCGTTCTTTTCTCAACAGCCGCCGTGACCCGCGCTGGAGATCCAGTCGGCCCTGGTACGCCGCCAAGCGCCACCAATTCCTATACACTGCAAGATATATATAACCGGTTGGACAGCGGCGCGGCCGGTAGTCAGAGCGCGTTCACCGAACCTTCGGTAGCCCCCGGCACAGGCACAATGGTCACTTTGAACGAGATTATGACCGCGGCTCCGGCCGTTGATAATACCAATGGCGCGTTGACCGCTAACGTTCTTAGGGGTAAGACCTTTTGGGGATTAAACAATGGTCAATGGGGGGTGCAAACCGGAACGGCTTACCCGGCGAGCGTACCCCGAACTGGACAAATAACCAGTTATGACACGGGTAGCGATGGCCATTTGCAGCGGGGCGTCGTTTGGCCCAACCCACGCTTTACAATCAACCCAAATGGGACAGTAACCGACAACCTGACCGGCTTGATCTGGTTGAGAAGCGCTAACTGCTGGGGTACTCAGCTTTGGGCTAACGCTTTATCATTGGCTAACAATTTAGCCAGCGGTCAATGCGGCCTCACCGACGGCTCTGTCGCCGGTGACTGGCGGCTGCCAAACGTGCGGGAACTACAAAGCTTGCTTTCTTATCAACGGTTCAACCCGGCCCTATCGGACACAAGTGGAACTGGTCCGTGGTCCAATGGCAACCCCTTTTTAAGCGTTGCTTCCAACAGTTACTGGACATCTACGACTTATAGAGGAAGTACGGGCAATGCCTTTCGCGTTGATATGGTAAGCGGCGTTGTATTTAGTACGGGTAAAACGACTGGATATATCGTATGGCCGGTCCGAGGAGGGCAATAG
- a CDS encoding choice-of-anchor J domain-containing protein, whose product MIHRYTTRIAFLFGTLALYLIIGHSFHQQQVQATSLLNSPTIAIDPEALSATLLADEQASYTLTISNTGTIALNWSIEEAYGPTGHSKTHLLNSWSEDFDDVSLLPGLGWVTINNSEPLGTGVWSQGTPNTFPAHLGAPNSYIAASYQSAGGAVNAVISNWLLTPEITMNNNDVIRFWTRHPGDGWADRLQVRLSANGNSADVGNTAHSVGDFTQLLLDINPEYDPHGYPEVWTEFTVVITGLAGTTNGRIGFRYFVEDGGPWGDNSDYVGIDTLSYTAPCVSPADVSWLTVDPTNGSILPGASTPVTVTLDSTGLAVGVYSAYLCVTSDDPDNPVVQVPVTLNATVPQDPPVIAFDPTVIDTAVAEGSQTNQILTISNNGEEDLDWLIEESDDNNCAAPSNVSWLTVNPTSGITPADAPGETLLTFDATSLATGTHAAYLCITSNDPATPLASLPITLTVFTPPDPAVIDLQPTALEATQLANIVTTHPLTISNMGEADLTWLFGMPTALYDNGPFITSYGDGPGGADVSLLQDNSLGLETPGYGSFITGVGPQYRIADEFTVTDPGGWQIDQIRFYAYERDSSTTSTMISVNYRIWNGNPKQLGSSVIYGDTTTNRIVDTGWTNVYRYAESNSGSVERPIMYVDGDASLHLPPGSYWLDWQLDASLNNEPWQVPISILGEVTTGNAQQLRVSGWVDLVDDGTGTQQGAPFQLWLDAPTGCEDPTAVSWLSLSQNNGVTSNGNPTPIEATLDSTGLAPGVYTTTLCIVNNDPINAVAQFPITLTVSAPPAPPAILVSPSVISGTQEIDTQSAYTMTISNTGGGFLNWSFTEVENICPDPTAVSWLSLSQQNGATLPGHPANVTITLNSTGIPPGVYTTSLCLQSNASNTTLSVVPVTMTVSASSGHQLYLPVIMRP is encoded by the coding sequence ATGATACACCGTTATACGACAAGAATAGCCTTTTTGTTTGGCACATTGGCTCTCTACCTTATTATCGGCCACAGCTTCCACCAACAACAAGTTCAAGCGACCTCTTTATTAAATTCGCCCACTATTGCTATTGATCCGGAAGCGTTGTCGGCCACACTGCTGGCTGATGAGCAAGCAAGCTATACGCTGACAATTAGCAACACCGGGACCATTGCGTTGAACTGGTCTATTGAGGAGGCTTATGGCCCAACGGGACACAGCAAAACCCACCTGCTAAATAGTTGGTCAGAAGATTTTGACGACGTGAGCCTGCTACCCGGACTGGGTTGGGTAACAATCAACAACAGCGAGCCACTGGGGACAGGTGTCTGGTCGCAAGGAACCCCCAACACCTTCCCCGCCCATCTAGGCGCGCCCAATTCTTACATCGCCGCCAGCTATCAAAGCGCCGGCGGTGCTGTTAATGCCGTCATTAGCAATTGGTTACTAACCCCAGAAATCACGATGAACAATAACGATGTCATCAGATTCTGGACACGACACCCTGGTGATGGCTGGGCAGACCGTTTACAGGTGCGCCTTAGCGCCAATGGGAATAGCGCGGATGTCGGCAATACCGCCCACAGTGTCGGCGATTTTACCCAATTACTGCTAGACATTAACCCAGAGTATGATCCACATGGTTATCCAGAAGTGTGGACGGAGTTCACCGTTGTGATTACAGGGTTGGCTGGGACAACAAACGGCCGTATCGGTTTCCGCTACTTCGTAGAGGATGGCGGCCCATGGGGAGATAATTCCGACTATGTGGGGATTGACACCCTGTCTTACACCGCTCCTTGTGTCAGTCCGGCAGATGTTTCCTGGCTTACAGTTGATCCCACGAATGGCTCTATATTACCCGGTGCATCAACGCCAGTGACCGTGACATTAGATTCAACGGGTTTAGCGGTGGGGGTGTATTCGGCTTATTTATGTGTGACTAGCGATGACCCTGATAACCCTGTGGTGCAAGTTCCCGTCACATTGAATGCCACCGTACCCCAAGACCCACCCGTCATTGCCTTTGACCCAACCGTGATTGACACGGCCGTGGCCGAAGGAAGCCAAACCAATCAGATTCTAACCATCAGCAACAATGGCGAAGAAGACCTCGACTGGCTCATAGAAGAATCTGATGACAACAATTGCGCCGCTCCTAGCAACGTATCTTGGCTAACGGTGAACCCAACCAGCGGTATCACCCCGGCTGATGCGCCTGGCGAAACCCTGCTCACATTTGATGCGACCAGCCTCGCCACGGGAACCCACGCCGCTTATCTTTGCATCACCAGCAATGACCCTGCTACGCCGTTGGCCTCTTTGCCAATCACATTAACCGTCTTCACGCCCCCGGACCCGGCCGTGATTGACCTCCAACCCACTGCCTTAGAAGCTACCCAATTGGCAAATATCGTGACAACCCACCCTCTCACCATCAGCAATATGGGCGAGGCAGATTTAACCTGGTTGTTTGGTATGCCCACCGCCCTATACGATAACGGCCCCTTCATTACCAGCTATGGCGATGGCCCCGGCGGCGCTGATGTGAGTTTGCTACAGGACAACAGCTTAGGGTTAGAGACTCCCGGTTACGGTAGCTTTATCACTGGTGTTGGGCCTCAGTACCGCATTGCTGACGAATTTACCGTTACCGATCCTGGTGGCTGGCAAATTGACCAAATTCGGTTCTATGCTTATGAACGGGATTCCTCAACAACCTCAACAATGATTAGCGTTAATTATCGCATTTGGAATGGCAACCCGAAACAGTTGGGGAGCAGTGTCATTTATGGCGATACGACGACCAACCGCATCGTTGATACTGGTTGGACCAATGTTTATCGCTACGCCGAAAGCAACAGTGGAAGCGTTGAACGCCCCATCATGTATGTTGACGGAGATGCCAGCCTGCATTTGCCGCCCGGTTCATACTGGCTTGATTGGCAATTAGACGCCAGCTTGAACAATGAACCGTGGCAAGTGCCAATCTCCATTTTGGGCGAAGTAACGACAGGAAACGCCCAACAGTTACGGGTGTCTGGCTGGGTTGATTTGGTGGATGACGGGACAGGAACGCAGCAGGGCGCGCCCTTCCAACTGTGGCTGGATGCTCCAACTGGTTGTGAAGACCCAACGGCCGTTTCCTGGCTCTCCCTCTCCCAAAACAATGGCGTCACTTCTAACGGCAATCCCACCCCAATCGAGGCCACCCTCGACTCAACTGGGCTGGCTCCGGGCGTGTACACAACCACTTTGTGCATTGTTAACAATGACCCCATAAACGCTGTAGCGCAGTTCCCTATTACCTTAACCGTCTCTGCGCCGCCCGCCCCGCCCGCCATTCTGGTTAGCCCCAGCGTTATCAGTGGAACGCAAGAGATTGACACGCAAAGCGCTTACACGATGACCATCAGCAATACTGGCGGTGGGTTTCTTAACTGGTCATTTACCGAGGTGGAGAATATCTGCCCAGACCCAACGGCCGTTTCCTGGCTTTCCCTCTCCCAACAAAATGGGGCCACCCTGCCGGGCCACCCTGCTAATGTCACAATCACCCTCAATTCCACGGGCATTCCCCCTGGCGTTTACACCACATCACTTTGCCTTCAAAGCAACGCTTCTAATACAACCTTGTCGGTTGTGCCTGTCACTATGACCGTCTCCGCTTCATCAGGGCATCAGTTATACCTGCCCGTGATTATGAGACCATAA
- a CDS encoding tetratricopeptide repeat protein translates to MIDDGAADSAAIASPESVRIVGYALDYWEGVVTELNGSPNQAFMVEHNNILRAVKLGLALEETRRQAVRLTLATFHLVESSSLWPMWLPLFEAVSQRFCDREREVHGRFLGRLGQLYRLRNRLDEALAIHQEAAAIIAPLPPHSLAACEIAFQLAEDYRRKFRYEQARQYALTAWEAAATARQSDAWRAATANSIGLIYEALGQLDEAADWYTVALDLWRPLQRPVESGRVYNNLGNVLRGQSKIDEALLAYHQALNHLARTSIWLEKLVVQYNIAVIYFDQAQYEQAEAHLRETYSAMSRQPELHFVLYASICYSLGAVIVKQARFAEAEPFFATSIPVWRELGDEVNQANSLGGLAEALASQGKADKARQVYDQALALLANLRGIPSSEKLYQEFSAAYVALGDGADLAL, encoded by the coding sequence ATGATAGACGATGGCGCGGCAGATTCGGCAGCGATTGCTTCTCCGGAAAGCGTCCGCATCGTGGGCTACGCGCTTGATTATTGGGAAGGCGTTGTCACCGAGTTGAACGGTTCCCCCAACCAGGCGTTTATGGTGGAACACAATAACATTTTGCGGGCGGTAAAACTGGGGCTGGCGCTAGAGGAAACGCGCCGCCAGGCAGTGCGCCTGACGCTGGCTACCTTCCATTTGGTGGAGAGCAGCAGCTTATGGCCGATGTGGCTGCCCTTGTTTGAGGCTGTTTCCCAGCGTTTTTGTGATAGAGAGCGGGAGGTACACGGCCGTTTTCTGGGCCGCCTGGGTCAACTGTACCGGCTGCGCAACCGGCTGGATGAAGCCTTAGCCATCCACCAGGAAGCGGCTGCGATAATTGCCCCCTTGCCGCCGCATAGCCTGGCCGCCTGCGAAATCGCCTTCCAATTAGCCGAAGATTACCGGCGCAAATTCCGCTATGAGCAAGCCAGACAATACGCGCTCACCGCCTGGGAAGCGGCAGCTACCGCCCGGCAAAGCGACGCCTGGCGGGCGGCAACCGCCAACAGCATCGGTCTCATTTACGAAGCCTTAGGCCAACTGGATGAAGCGGCCGATTGGTACACCGTGGCGCTTGATTTGTGGCGGCCGTTGCAGCGGCCGGTCGAATCCGGCCGCGTCTACAACAACCTGGGCAACGTTTTACGCGGGCAAAGCAAAATAGACGAGGCGTTACTGGCTTACCATCAAGCGCTCAACCACCTGGCAAGAACGTCCATCTGGCTGGAGAAATTGGTCGTGCAATACAACATCGCCGTTATCTATTTCGACCAGGCGCAGTATGAACAGGCCGAGGCACATCTGCGCGAAACCTACAGCGCCATGTCGCGGCAGCCGGAACTCCATTTCGTGCTATATGCCTCTATTTGTTACAGCCTGGGAGCGGTTATCGTCAAACAGGCGCGTTTTGCTGAGGCTGAACCATTTTTTGCGACGTCCATTCCCGTCTGGCGCGAGTTGGGGGACGAGGTGAACCAGGCCAACAGCCTGGGCGGCCTGGCCGAGGCGTTAGCCAGCCAGGGAAAAGCCGATAAGGCGCGTCAGGTTTATGACCAGGCGTTGGCGCTATTAGCCAATCTGCGCGGCATCCCCAGCAGCGAAAAACTGTACCAGGAATTCTCGGCGGCCTACGTGGCCCTCGGCGATGGCGCAGACCTGGCCCTTTAG
- a CDS encoding transposase yields MKKQMREYSEVFKEQAVSLLRSSGRSAADIERELGITPGLLSRWNRLKAKAAGEVIAPRSNRPLAEEPLAEQVKQLERENARLRQEKEILKKAVAIASAPLSTGFTHPNQ; encoded by the coding sequence ATGAAAAAGCAAATGCGAGAATACTCAGAGGTATTCAAAGAACAAGCGGTTAGCCTACTGCGTAGCAGTGGCCGCTCCGCCGCAGATATTGAACGGGAACTGGGCATTACACCAGGGTTGCTGTCTCGCTGGAACCGCTTGAAAGCCAAAGCGGCCGGCGAGGTCATCGCACCCCGGTCGAATCGTCCCCTGGCCGAAGAGCCATTGGCCGAGCAGGTCAAGCAGCTTGAGCGGGAAAACGCCCGCTTACGGCAGGAAAAAGAAATCCTAAAAAAAGCAGTGGCCATCGCTTCGGCTCCGCTCAGCACAGGCTTCACGCACCCAAACCAGTGA
- a CDS encoding IS3 family transposase, producing MADAAHQSAGDTNQHLLDKIKAAYEANRGCYGSPRIYHEIKDEIPCSVNRVARLMRQHGIRGKQSKRYKTTTQQNKNHPAAPNHLAQDFSASQPAEKWCGDITYVWTAAGWLYLAVVIDLYSRRIVGWAMNARMTGQLVREAFQMAWRQCQPQAGLLFHSDRGSQYTSHEFQRLLQACQVKASMSGTGNCYDNAVAESFFSALKMELIYQTVYLNREEAMTDIFFYIEGFYNRQRRHSALGYVSPQAYEASYQKQALAV from the coding sequence CTGGCGGACGCGGCCCATCAGTCAGCGGGAGATACCAATCAACACCTGCTGGACAAAATCAAAGCGGCTTATGAAGCGAATCGTGGTTGTTACGGTAGCCCGCGCATTTACCACGAGATCAAAGATGAAATACCGTGCAGCGTGAACCGGGTGGCACGCTTGATGCGGCAACATGGTATCCGGGGCAAACAGTCTAAACGGTACAAAACGACAACCCAGCAAAATAAGAACCATCCTGCTGCCCCCAATCACCTGGCCCAGGATTTCAGCGCCAGCCAGCCAGCGGAAAAGTGGTGCGGGGATATCACCTACGTTTGGACGGCCGCCGGCTGGTTGTACCTGGCCGTGGTGATTGACCTCTATTCTCGCCGTATCGTGGGTTGGGCGATGAATGCCCGGATGACTGGGCAATTGGTCAGAGAGGCCTTTCAGATGGCCTGGCGGCAGTGTCAGCCCCAAGCAGGCCTTCTGTTTCACTCCGACCGCGGCAGCCAATACACCAGCCATGAGTTTCAACGATTACTTCAGGCTTGTCAGGTCAAGGCGAGCATGAGTGGCACTGGCAATTGCTATGACAACGCCGTGGCCGAAAGCTTCTTTAGTGCCCTGAAAATGGAGTTGATTTATCAAACGGTTTATCTCAACCGAGAGGAGGCGATGACAGATATATTCTTTTACATCGAAGGCTTCTATAATCGACAGCGTCGGCACTCTGCGTTAGGCTACGTGAGTCCGCAAGCCTACGAAGCCAGTTATCAAAAACAGGCGTTAGCGGTATGA